The Agaribacterium sp. ZY112 genome includes the window GACCAAACGTGAACGCCAGATACTGAAGCTTATAAATGACGGCGCCACCAATGCCGACATTGCCACAGCACTTTCAGTTAGTGAACACACGGTCAAAAGCCATCTGTATAACGTCTATAAGAAAATTGGCGTTCGCAATCGCCTAGAAGCGAGTAATTGGGCACGAAATATGCCTGAGCACGAACTCATTTAAAGCACTTTCAGATGACAGCCAACAAAACACTGGATATACTTCCAGTGTTTTGTTGCGCCTAGTCGGCGCATAATCGCGACTAAATCTGCACAAGGGCTAAAGAGTGGAAAAGATCATTGTTGAAGGTGCGCGTACGCACAACCTAAAAAACATCAATGTAAGTATCCCAAGAGACAAACTTATTGTAATTACCGGCCTCAGCGGCTCCGGGAAAAGCTCACTGGCTTTTGATACCCTCTATGCTGAAGGCCAGCGTCGCTATGTCGAGTCTCTCTCGACCTACGCTCGCCAATTTTTATCGATGATGGAAAAACCAGACGTCGATCACATTGAGGGCTTGAGCCCAGCCATTTCCATTGAACAAAAAAGCACCTCGCATAACCCACGCTCTACTGTTGGCACTATTACTGAAATTTACGACTATCTGCGTCTGCTATTTGCCCGTGTTGGTGAGCCGCGCTGTCCCGTACATAACGAGCCTCTTGCTGCACAGACAATCTCGCAAATGGTTGACCAAATAATGGCCCAACCCGATGGCAGTAAGTTAATGCTGCTAGCCCCTGTTATTCGAGAGCGTAAAGGTGAGCATATACACGTACTAGAAAACCTGCGTAGAGACGGCTTTATTCGCGCCCGTATTGACGGCTTAGTGGTTGACCTTGATGACGTGCCCGAGCTAGATAAACGTAAAAAACACAGTATAGATGTGGTTGTCGATCGCTTTAAGATACGTGAAGACATCAGCGTACGCCTAGCTGAAAGCCTCGAGACCGCAGTCGCTCTTAGCGATGGCATTGTCATCGCTGCCGATATGGATGCAAAGCAAGAAGACCAGCTCTTCTCTGCTCGTCATAGCTGCCCGAAGTGTGACTATGCCCTAACCGAACTGGAACCGCGCTTATTCTCATTCAACAACCCCGCAGGTGCTTGCTCAAGCTGTGACGGCCTTGGTGTAAAACAACACTTCACCGAAGAAAAGATCGTTCAATTTCCTGAATCATCTTTAGCCGATGGCGCTATTCGAGGCTGGGATAGACGCAATCTATATTATTTTCACATGCTGAAGTCACTTGGTACGCATTACGGTTTTGATATTGAAACCCCCTGGCAAGATCTTAAAGAAGAGCATAGAGACGCCGTGCTCTATGGTTCAGATGACGACGTAATTGACTTCCACTACGTTAATGATCGCGGCAATATTTACGAGCGCAGCCACGCATTCGAAGGAGTTATCCCCAACTTTGAACGACGCTTTCGCGATACTGAAAGCAACTCCGTCAGAGAAGAGCTGGCTAAATTTCTTTCAACCAATAAATGCCCAAGCTGTAAAGGCGCCCGCTTGCGCAAAGAAGCTCGCCATGTCTTTATTGATAAACAAAACCTACCCGATATCACAGCCTTTCCAATTGGTGAGGCATTTACATACTTCAGTAAGCTAAAATTTAGTGGCGCAAAGCAAGAGATTGCCGAGAAAATCATTAAGGAGCTGCAAGATCGTTTACGCTTTCTTGTGGACGTCGGACTCAACTATTTAACCTTGAATCGCAGTGCAGAAACACTCAGCGGCGGTGAAGCCCAGCGCATACGTTTAGCCAGCCAAATCGGTGC containing:
- the uvrA gene encoding excinuclease ABC subunit UvrA, encoding MEKIIVEGARTHNLKNINVSIPRDKLIVITGLSGSGKSSLAFDTLYAEGQRRYVESLSTYARQFLSMMEKPDVDHIEGLSPAISIEQKSTSHNPRSTVGTITEIYDYLRLLFARVGEPRCPVHNEPLAAQTISQMVDQIMAQPDGSKLMLLAPVIRERKGEHIHVLENLRRDGFIRARIDGLVVDLDDVPELDKRKKHSIDVVVDRFKIREDISVRLAESLETAVALSDGIVIAADMDAKQEDQLFSARHSCPKCDYALTELEPRLFSFNNPAGACSSCDGLGVKQHFTEEKIVQFPESSLADGAIRGWDRRNLYYFHMLKSLGTHYGFDIETPWQDLKEEHRDAVLYGSDDDVIDFHYVNDRGNIYERSHAFEGVIPNFERRFRDTESNSVREELAKFLSTNKCPSCKGARLRKEARHVFIDKQNLPDITAFPIGEAFTYFSKLKFSGAKQEIAEKIIKELQDRLRFLVDVGLNYLTLNRSAETLSGGEAQRIRLASQIGAGLVGVMYILDEPSIGLHQRDNERLLKTLVHLRDLGNTVIVVEHDEDAIRSADYILDIGPGAGVHGGQVIAEGSYKDISENHNSLTADYLTGRKKIEVPKERTSFDPGCMLELKGANGNNLQNVDLEIPLSVMTCVTGVSGSGKSTLINQTLYPLAATVLNKATTLTPAEHKSVKGFEHLDKCVDIDQSPIGRTPRSNPATYTGIFTPVRELFAGTQEARSRGYKPGRFSFNVKGGRCEACQGDGVVKVEMHFLPDVYVPCDVCKGKRYNRETLEIKYKNKNIHEILELTIEDAREFFDAIPAIAKKLQTLMDVGLSYIRLGQAATTLSGGEAQRVKLAKELSKRDTGKTLYILDEPTTGLHFHDIQQLLIVLHRLRDHGNTIVVIEHNLDVIKTADWIIDLGPEGGSGGGEIIAQGSPEAICKVKKSHTGRFLKTLLN